The genome window CGACTGGGTTCCTCGAAGACGCTGTACGCCGACACCCGCGGCGAGATGGAACCGGACGTAGTGCTGGCGGCGGCGGCCGCCCGCGAGGGGGCGGCCCACGCGACCTTCGATGCCTGGAGCGAGGACGTCGACGACGACGCGGCGGCACTGTTTGCCGACGCGGCGGCCGAGACGGCACAGCGCCGCGATAGCATCGACGCCGACCCGGTCGACCGGACGCCGGCGATGCACGACGTGCTCGACGACCTCGACGGGACCGTCGAGCGCCTGGGCGGGTTCGTCGGCTGGACGCTCGTCGACAAGAAGGTCAAAGAGCAGTACACCGGCTTCTTCACCGGGCAGGCGGACCCACAGACCGCGAGTACGTTCCGCAGTGCCGGGAGCGACGTGGAAGCGCTCCGGGATTCGGCCGCCGACCTGCTCGATGCCGTCTGTGACGGCGACGCCGACTGGGACGCGGCGGAGGCGGCCGCCGTCGACGTCGTCGCGACGGCCTACGACGAGTACTTCGAGACGCTCGAGGACCTCGGCGTGAACCCGAAGCCGGTCTGCTAACCGGAACCACGCGGCTCAAGTCCGTTCGGCCCTAGCAGCCGACAATGAGCGACACCGGCGGCCCCCTCTCTATCGACCGTCCCGACGCCGACCGCGAGTTCCGCGTCGACGCCCCGTTCGAACCGGCGGGCGACCAGCCCGAGGCCATCGAAGGGCTCGCGTCCGGCTTCCGCCAGGGGCTGGACCGACAGACGCTGCTCGGCGTGACCGGCTCCGGGAAGACCAACACCGTCTCCTGGGTCGTCGAGGAGATTCAGAAACCCACGCTGGTCATCGCCCACAACAAGACCCTCGCGGCCCAACTGTACGAGGAGTTCCGCGAGCTGTTTCCGGACAATGCCGTCGAGTACTTCGTCTCCTACTACGACTACTACCAACCCGAGGCCTACGTTGAGCAGACGGACACGTTCATCGACAAGGACGCCTCTATCAACGACGAAATCGACCGCCTGCGCCACTCGGCGACGCGCTCGCTGCTGACCCGCGACGACGTCGTCGTCGTCGCCTCGGTGTCGGCCATCTACGGGCTCGGTGACCCGCGCAACTACATCGACATGTCCCTCTCGCTCGAAGTCGGGCAGGAAATCGAGCGCGACGACCTCCTCGGTCGCCTGGTCGACTTGAACTACGAGCGCAACGACGTGGACTTCACGCAGGGGACCTTCCGCGTGCGCGGTGACACGCTCGAAATCTATCCGATGTACGGCCGCTACGCCCTGCGGGTAGAGTTCTGGGGCGACGAGATAGACCGGATGCTGAAGGTCGACCCGCTCGAGGGCGAGGTCAAAAGCGAGGAGCCGGCGGCGCTGATTCACCCGGCGGAACACTACTCTATCCCCGAGCAACGGCTCCAGCGCGCTATCGACGAAATCGAGGAGCTCCTGGACCAGCGCATCCGCTACTTCGAGCGCCAGGGGAACCACGTCGCGGCCCAGCGCATCGAGGAACGAACGACGTTCGACATCGAGATGATGCAGGAGACGGGCTACTGCTCGGGTATCGAGAACTACTCGGTCCACCTCTCGGACCGCGAGACGGGCGAGGCCCCCTACACCCTGCTGGATTACTTCCCCGACGATTTCCTCACCGTCGTCGACGAGTCCCACCAGACGCTCCCCCAGATTCGCGGTCAGTTCGAGGGCGACAAGAGCCGCAAGGAGAGCCTGGTCGAGAACGGCTTCCGACTGCCGACGGCGTTCGACAACCGCCCGCTGACCTTCGAGGAGTTCGAGGAGAAGACGGACCAGACGCTGTACGTGAGCGCCACGCCCGGCGACTACGAGCGTGACCACAGCGACCAGGTCGTCGAGCAAATCGTCCGCCCGACCCACCTCGTCGACCCGGCCGTCGAAGTGGCGTCGGCGACGGGGCAGGTCGAGGACCTGCTCGAACGCATCGACGGGCGAATCGAGCGCGACGAGCGGGTGCTGGTGACCACACTCACGAAACGGATGGCGGAGGACCTCACCGAGTACCTGGAAGAGTCCGGCGTGGACGTGGCCTACATGCACGACGAGACCGACACGCTGGAACGACACGAACTCATCCGCTCGCTCCGCCTGGGCGAGATAGACGTGCTGGTCGGCATCAACCTCCTGCGTGAGGGACTTGACATCCCCGAGGTTTCGCTCGTCGCCATCCTCGACGCCGACCAGGAGGGCTTTCTCCGCTCGGAGACGACGCTCGTCCAGACGATGGGGCGCGCAGCTAGAAACGTCAACGGCGAGGTGGTGCTGTACGCCGACGAGCGGAGCAACGCCATGCAGTCGGCCATCGAGGAGACCCAGCGCCGCCGGCGCATCCAGCAGCAGTACAACGAGGAACACGGCTTCGAGCCGACGACCATCGAGAAGGCGGTTGGCGAGACGAACCTGCCGGGGAGCAAGACCGACACCGGCGGCATCTCGGCCGACGGGGCGAGCGACGCCGACGACGCCGCCCGGCAGGTCGAGCAACTGGAGGAGCGAATGCAGGAAGCCGCGGACAACCTGGAGTTCGAACTGGCCGCGGACATCCGCGACCGCATCCGCGAACTGCGCGAGGAGTTCGACCTCGACGGCGGCGGCGACGACGGCGGCGTCCCCGCGCCCGGTCCCGATTTCTGAGGCTGGCGTCCCCGATACGGGCCCCAGTTCTGTGGCTCTACACCCCGCTTACTCGGTCGAGCGGCTAGCACGGACTGCAACGATACTTGTGTTCGGTCTGCTCGGACACCATCTCCACTTTGGTTAATACAACCAAAATTGTTTTACGCGCTACCGCAGTTGTATAGCGTGATGTCCCGCGTCTCGCTCCCACACGACGCGAAGGCCGGTCCCACCAAGCCGGAGGTCCGGGCCGTCCTCGCCAGCAAACTCGCTCTCACCGGGGCCGACCACTTCGCGGAGGTCGGGTCCTGTACCGGAGCCGTCACCGTCGAGGCGGCGCGCCGGGCCGGGCGGGTCACTGCGCTCGAACGCAAAGCCAGTCGACTCGACGTGACTCGCAAGAACCTCGCCGCCAACGGCATCGACGCCGACGCTGATGTCGAACTCCGCGAGGCAGAGGCTCCGGAGGGGCTGCCCGACGACGCCGACGCCCTCTTTCTGGGCGGGTCGCGCAACTACGAGGCCGTCCTCGACCACGCCGTCGAGACCGGCGTCGACCGCATCGTGATGAACGTCTCGCGCCTGGAAGTCGCCGGTGCGGCGACCGAGGCCTTCCGTGAGCGCGACATCTTGGAGGAAGTCGTCCAGTTCCAGGTGAGCCACGGTTACGAACTCGCCGGCGCGACGAGCTTCGACTCGGAGAACCCCGTGTACATGCTCGTCGGCAGCGCCAGCGAGGACGTGGCCGCCGACGGCTGTGGCGGAACGCGCGACGCGGCGGCGGCAGACGGAGGGCGGCGATGACCCTCTACGGTATCGGCCTCGGGCCCGGACAGTCGGACCTCGTGACGGTGCGGGGCAAACGCGCACTCGAATCGGCCGACGTGGTGTACTCGCCGGGGCGGCTCTCGCGGTCGGTCGCGACCGAACACGTCCCCGAGGAGCGCATCGGCGACCTCGACTTCCCGATGACGCGCGACGAGGAGAAACTGCGGACGGCCTGGAAGGAGGCCGCCGCCGAAATCGCGCCGACCGCCCGCGACGGCGACGCCGCCTTCGTCACGCTGGGGGACCCGAACGTCTACTCGACGTTCGGCCACCTCCGGCGGACCCTCGCCGCCTTCCACCCCGAGGTCGACCTCGAAGTGGTGCCCGGCGTCAGCGCCATGTCGGCCTTCGCGACGGCGCTGGGCGTCGAAATCACCGCCGGCTCCAGCCTCGCCCTACGCGAGGCCGACCGCGGCGCGTCCCCGACCGGTCCCGACCGGATGATTCTGTTCAAGGTGACCGACGCGCCGGCCACCCACGAGGGGCTGGTCGAGGCCGGCTACGACGTGGTGTACGGCCGCCGGCTGTTCATGGAACAGGGCGAGACGGTCGTCACCGACGACCCGACCGACATCGACGAGCGAGACTACTACACGCTGGCCTACGCCGAGAAGCCCGAGACGCGCGTCGAGCAGGCGACCGACGCCTTCCTCGAAGCGGCCGACGAGAGCGGCGTCGTCACCGACGGCGGTGAGAACGGTTCCGGAGAACTCCTGCGACAGGAGCGCTCCGAAGCCGCCCTCTGTGGTGACGAGGTGCAGCATGACTGACCAGGCTGGCGAGACGGACCCGCAGGACGCCATCGACGCCGTCGCCGGCAACCGCGACGACCGCGTCTACGAGCACAGCGCCGGCGACGAACAGGACGGCATCCCCTTCGTCGGCGCGGGGCCGGGGCACCCTCGCCTGTTGACCGTCGCCGGCCGCGACCTGCTCGCCGACGCCGATCTCGTGGTCCACGCCGGCTCGCTCGTCAACAGCGAACTCCTGGAGGAGTACTGCGCCGACGCCGAGACGGTCTCCTCTATCGGCAAAGACCTCGAGGAGCTGATTCCGCTGATGCGCGACGCCTACGAGGCCGGCGACACCGTGGTCCGCCTCCACAGCGGCGACCCCGCGATTTATGGAGCCGCCCTGGAGCAGATGGACGCCCTGGAACACGAGGGCGTCCCGACCTACATCGTCCCCGGCGTCACCTCGGCGTTCGCCGCCAGCGCGACGATGCGCACGCAGTTGACGCTGAACGAGGTCGCCAACCACGTCGCCTTCACCCGCCCGCAGGGCAAGACGCTGGACGCCGAGGAGGACCACATCTCCGAGTTCGTCGGCATGGGCGACGTGACGACGTGTATCTATCTGGGGACTCACGCCGTCAGCGAGACGATGGACCGGCTGCTGGAAGAGGGCCACGACCCCGAAACGCCGGTGGCGGCCGTCTACCACGCGTCCTGGCCCGACGAGGACGTCATCGAGGGGACGATTGCGACCATCGGCGAGAAGCTGGAAGACGCCGGGTACCGCGCCTCCGCGATGGTCGTCGTCGGCGACGCCGTCGGCGGCGAGGACTACGAGCGCTCGTTCCTCTACGGCGACTGGGCGAACCGCGGGAGTGATTCGGGCGACAGTTCGCAGGAGGCCGACGACTAGGATGACTTGTCTATTTGATTGCGCTCACCTCGAAAGCCCCCGTTCGCTCCGGTCGAGGACCTCGCTGTGCGCGCTCGCGCCGCTCGCGTGCTTGCATCGGTCGTCTTCCCGGAGCGAACGGCCCCTTTCAGTCCCGCCCGAAGCACAGCCCACGCAACCCACACACCTCCCCAGCCGATTCGCTCGGTCGTTTCACGCCTTCACTCATCCCTCACACGGCTCCGGCGCGCCATCCGAGCGCGCCGGCGCGTGCCGACCGCGGTCGGGAATCGAATCACGGATGGGGAGCGCGCGGCTGACCGGCCGGCAGCCGTGCGCGGACGGACAACTGGCCGGAGCGAACCCATGAGCACAGACAGCGATAGCGATTCGAGTTCGAACA of Haloarcula sp. DT43 contains these proteins:
- a CDS encoding cobalt-precorrin-4/precorrin-4 C(11)-methyltransferase, producing the protein MTDQAGETDPQDAIDAVAGNRDDRVYEHSAGDEQDGIPFVGAGPGHPRLLTVAGRDLLADADLVVHAGSLVNSELLEEYCADAETVSSIGKDLEELIPLMRDAYEAGDTVVRLHSGDPAIYGAALEQMDALEHEGVPTYIVPGVTSAFAASATMRTQLTLNEVANHVAFTRPQGKTLDAEEDHISEFVGMGDVTTCIYLGTHAVSETMDRLLEEGHDPETPVAAVYHASWPDEDVIEGTIATIGEKLEDAGYRASAMVVVGDAVGGEDYERSFLYGDWANRGSDSGDSSQEADD
- the uvrB gene encoding excinuclease ABC subunit UvrB encodes the protein MSDTGGPLSIDRPDADREFRVDAPFEPAGDQPEAIEGLASGFRQGLDRQTLLGVTGSGKTNTVSWVVEEIQKPTLVIAHNKTLAAQLYEEFRELFPDNAVEYFVSYYDYYQPEAYVEQTDTFIDKDASINDEIDRLRHSATRSLLTRDDVVVVASVSAIYGLGDPRNYIDMSLSLEVGQEIERDDLLGRLVDLNYERNDVDFTQGTFRVRGDTLEIYPMYGRYALRVEFWGDEIDRMLKVDPLEGEVKSEEPAALIHPAEHYSIPEQRLQRAIDEIEELLDQRIRYFERQGNHVAAQRIEERTTFDIEMMQETGYCSGIENYSVHLSDRETGEAPYTLLDYFPDDFLTVVDESHQTLPQIRGQFEGDKSRKESLVENGFRLPTAFDNRPLTFEEFEEKTDQTLYVSATPGDYERDHSDQVVEQIVRPTHLVDPAVEVASATGQVEDLLERIDGRIERDERVLVTTLTKRMAEDLTEYLEESGVDVAYMHDETDTLERHELIRSLRLGEIDVLVGINLLREGLDIPEVSLVAILDADQEGFLRSETTLVQTMGRAARNVNGEVVLYADERSNAMQSAIEETQRRRRIQQQYNEEHGFEPTTIEKAVGETNLPGSKTDTGGISADGASDADDAARQVEQLEERMQEAADNLEFELAADIRDRIRELREEFDLDGGGDDGGVPAPGPDF
- a CDS encoding cobalt-factor II C(20)-methyltransferase, which translates into the protein MTLYGIGLGPGQSDLVTVRGKRALESADVVYSPGRLSRSVATEHVPEERIGDLDFPMTRDEEKLRTAWKEAAAEIAPTARDGDAAFVTLGDPNVYSTFGHLRRTLAAFHPEVDLEVVPGVSAMSAFATALGVEITAGSSLALREADRGASPTGPDRMILFKVTDAPATHEGLVEAGYDVVYGRRLFMEQGETVVTDDPTDIDERDYYTLAYAEKPETRVEQATDAFLEAADESGVVTDGGENGSGELLRQERSEAALCGDEVQHD
- the cbiT gene encoding precorrin-6Y C5,15-methyltransferase (decarboxylating) subunit CbiT — protein: MSRVSLPHDAKAGPTKPEVRAVLASKLALTGADHFAEVGSCTGAVTVEAARRAGRVTALERKASRLDVTRKNLAANGIDADADVELREAEAPEGLPDDADALFLGGSRNYEAVLDHAVETGVDRIVMNVSRLEVAGAATEAFRERDILEEVVQFQVSHGYELAGATSFDSENPVYMLVGSASEDVAADGCGGTRDAAAADGGRR
- a CDS encoding rubrerythrin family protein codes for the protein MTAADLIDAVRDDQQTELSRLGSSKTLYADTRGEMEPDVVLAAAAAREGAAHATFDAWSEDVDDDAAALFADAAAETAQRRDSIDADPVDRTPAMHDVLDDLDGTVERLGGFVGWTLVDKKVKEQYTGFFTGQADPQTASTFRSAGSDVEALRDSAADLLDAVCDGDADWDAAEAAAVDVVATAYDEYFETLEDLGVNPKPVC